One window of the Bactrocera neohumeralis isolate Rockhampton unplaced genomic scaffold, APGP_CSIRO_Bneo_wtdbg2-racon-allhic-juicebox.fasta_v2 ctg3426, whole genome shotgun sequence genome contains the following:
- the LOC126766989 gene encoding uncharacterized protein LOC126766989 — protein sequence MELVGFHYDPDCDYSLHGAIGAMDIICTHCNAAKFRGETAGMCCSSGKVKLPALEPPPEPLHSLLTGESPTSKHFLQNIQAYNSCFQMTSFGATKIIRDSFMPTFKIQGQIYHRAGLLIPFADADYQFLQIYFIGNENDQLNQRCNIATGTRREIVLNLQRFLNEHNELIRLFKIALDRMPSDNHRIVIRADKMPMGQHARRFNAPTIDEVAIKRTTSACFRATP from the exons ATGGAACTTGTTGGCTTTCACTACGATCCTGACTGCGACTACAGCCTGCATGGTGCCATTGGAGCAATGGATATTATTTGTACGCATTGCAATGCAGCGAAGTTTCGAGGAGAAACAGCTGGCATGTGCTGCTCCAGTGGCAAAGTGAAACTGCCTGCATTGGAACCGCCACCAGAACCATTACATTCCTTGCTCACTGGGGAATCGCCGACGTCTAAGCATTTCTTGCAgaacatacaagcatacaattcatgctttcaaatgacttcttttggTGCCACAAAGATCATTAGAGATTCATTTATGCCGACGTTCAAG ATTCAGGGACAAATATACCATCGAGCAGGCTTGCTCATACCATTTGCCGACGCCGACtatcaatttttgcaaatatatttcatcggTAATGAAAATGACCAACTAAATCAACGATGTAACATTGCAACCGGCACAAGGCGAGAAATCGTACTAAATTTGCAAAGATTTCTCAATGAACACAATGAATTGATTCGATTGTTCAAAATCGCATTGGACCGCATGCCGTCTGATAACCATCGAATCGTCATCAGAGCAGACAAAATGCCGATGGGGCAGCATGCCAGACGATTCAACGCACCAACAATCGATGAGGTGGCAATT AAACGAACAACTTCAGCGTGTTTCCGAGCTACACCGTAG
- the LOC126766986 gene encoding uncharacterized protein LOC126766986, translated as MESEECLRTILNIVRIVNTAHEVFQEVNRNSRRWWVRPVNISREEEGFYRTCIKQLKEKDEEHFYKATRMSVAKYNLLLSLLKQRLKRFSNRKPILPETRLAVTLIFLAQGCNFNVLSWSFKLGVSTVRKIIYETCDAIWDELHDAYLSTPNAHELRDIASKFYVKTGMPNCLGAIDGKHIRITSPRNSGSLYYNYKKTFSIVLMAVSDANYVFTYVDVGALGSQNDGGIFARSAFGKKLLNGTLEVPSDTNLPGTTNSFPYYYVGDSAFPLKPNLMRPFPGRHLPEDKDKFNLALSRARVHIENAFGILANRWRVLHTTIHACPKNADKIVLATVVLHNFLMLQNDRNYFTLELADHSEGNREIPGRWREEANSLESFQPRVANRSTANAFQLRETLKEYISNNAV; from the exons atGGAAAGCGAGGAATGTTTGAGGACTATTCTTAATATTGTACGTATTGTCAATACTGCACACGAAGTGTTCCAGGAGGTAAATAGAAACTCCCGAAGGTGGTGGGTTCGTCCTGTCAATATTTCACGCGAAGAGGAAGGATTTTATAGAACATGCATCAAGCAGCTTAAGGAAAAGGATGAGGAGCATTTTTATAAAGCTACGAGAATGAGCGTtgctaaatataatttattgttgtCGCTATTAAAGCAACGATTAAAACGTTTTTCAAATAGAAAACCAATTCTGCCTGAGACTCGTTTGGCGGTAACATTAAT TTTCTTGGCACAAGGATGCAATTTCAATGTCCTGTCTTGGTCGTTTAAACTTGGAGTTTCGACAGTCCGAAAAATTATATACGAAACATGTGACGCTATTTGGGATGAATTGCATGATGCATATTTGTCAACACCAAACGCACACGAACTTCGAGATATTGCAAGCAAGTTCTATGTAAAGACTGGAATGCCGAATTGCTTGGGAGCTATAGATGGGAAGCACATTCGTATAACAAGCCCAAGAAATAGCGGATCGTTGTACTACAACTATAAGAAAACGTTTAGCATTGTACTAATGGCAGTGAGTGATGCTAATTACGTGTTCACATATGTTGATGTCGGTGCTCTAGGAAGCCAAAATGACGGTGGAATATTTGCCCGCAGTGCCTTTGGAAAGAAGTTGCTAAATGGCACACTGGAAGTTCCTTCTGACACAAACTTACCGGGTACAACGAATAGCTTTCCGTATTATTACGTCGGCGACAGTGCGTTTCCACTGAAACCAAATTTAATGCGACCATTTCCCGGCCGCCACTTACCAGAAGATAAAGACAAATTTAACTTAGCGTTGTCTAGAGCCCGAGTGCACATAGAAAACGCATTCGGAATTTTGGCCAATCGATGGAGAGTATTGCATACAACAATACATGCTTGCCCAAAGAATGCAGACAAAATTGTTTTAGCTACGGTAGTACTTCATAACTTTTTGATGTTACAAAATGACAGGAATTACTTCACCCTTGAACTTGCTGACCACTCAGAAGGTAACAGAGAAATACCCGGACGTTGGAGAGAAGAAGCAAATTCCCTTGAATCGTTTCAACCAAGAGTAGCCAATCGCTCAACTGCAAACGCATTTCAGTTACGTGAAACCCtaaaagaatatatttcaaataatgccGTATAA